A DNA window from Anastrepha obliqua isolate idAnaObli1 chromosome 5, idAnaObli1_1.0, whole genome shotgun sequence contains the following coding sequences:
- the LOC129247023 gene encoding peptidyl-alpha-hydroxyglycine alpha-amidating lyase 1 has product MNTSHFVQSACCASLVFLAFCIADSATDEHYLPLPADDMVLSTNKRFQQIMQGSGLADINWPQPPKLKTEINVKDELTKLNTTYVYQSAWPEEDLKLGSVTAVSFDKAGNVVIFHRVDRVWDENTFNDRNVFLQRKKGPIRENTVLVLERKTGHVVYGWGKNQFYMPHGLTIDHEDNAWLTDVGLHQVFKFGPRGSSDKPLMTLGTAFMPGVGDSKFCKPTSVAVLENGDFFVADGYCNARILKYDKNGKKILSWGQNSFSGSSFEVAPKNYFAIPHALTLVPEQQLICAADRENGRVQCFFWTNGTFHSQYYSQIVGDRLFSMDYIPAEGGQLVIVNGPTAELSAKVQHYNEVRGYIMNMRTKQVVSKFGPNDMQFSNPHDVAATKDGNEIYVAELNPMRIHKFLHKTVAKSMPLSSAKTLLNNSSSYTLSHNGPEYQVDMSLMKASNNNASSAPGPMLVAKSHHPGGTAILVASLMLLFAALTFTLAFIIARRRKRGCLPFGVKNRRHAWDFPSKPEGFKLGGLLLDRGKRGGFEKLDQNASDEENEATTNMLTSVPFA; this is encoded by the exons ATGAACACTTCACATTTTGTGCAGTCTGCCTGCTGTGCATCGTTggtatttttggcattttgtaTAGCCGATTCCGCCACCGATGAG CACTACTTGCCCTTACCGGCCGACGACATGGTTCTTAGCACAAATAAACGCTTTCAACAGATCATGCAAGGTAGTGGCTTAGCAGATATAAATTGGCCGCAGCCACCAAAATTGAAAACGGAAATCAACGTGAAAGACGAATTAACCAAATTGAATACAA CTTATGTATATCAAAGTGCATGGCCAGAAGAAGATCTTAAATTGGGCTCAGTAACCGCAGTTAGTTTCGATAAGGCTGGAAATGTAGTGATATTTCATCGCGTGGATCGTGTTTGGGATGAAAATACATTCAATGACAGAAATGTCTTCCTACAACGAAAGAAAGGACCCATTCGAGAAAACACCGTTTTGGTACTAGAACGTAAAACGGGACATGTCGTCTACGGCTGGGGGAAGAATCA ATTCTACATGCCTCATGGTTTAACAATCGATCATGAGGATAATGCATGGCTTACAGATGTCGGCCTGCATCAAGTTTTTAAATTTGGCCCGCGTGGTTCTTCTGATAAACCTTTGATGACTTTGGGCACAGCATTTATGCCCGGCGTAGGGGATTCGAAATTTTGCAAGCCTACCTCAGTCGCCGTTCTCGAAAATGGTGATTTCTTTGTTGCTGATGGTTACTGCAATGCCCGGatattaaaatatgacaaaaatggaaagaaaataCTCTCATGGGGGCAAAACTCATTCTCTG gctCTTCCTTTGAAGTGGccccaaaaaattacttcgcCATTCCACATGCACTGACACTCGTGCCTGAACAGCAATTAATATGTGCAGCTGATCGTGAAAACGGGCGCGTACAGTGTTTCTTTTGGACTAATGGTACATTCCACTCCCAATATTATAGTCAAATTGTAGGCGATCGGTTATTTAGCATGGATTATATACCAGCAGAAG GCGGTCAACTTGTTATCGTAAATGGACCCACTGCTGAGTTGAGTGCAAAGGTGCAGCATTACAACGAAGTGCGTGGCTACATAATGAACATGAGAACTAAACAGGTGGTCTCGAAATTCGGTCCTAATGATATGCAATTTTCAAATCCCCACGATGTGGCCGCAACCAAGGATGGCAATGAAATATATGTTGCTGAACTAAATCCTATGCGCATACacaaatttttgcataaaactgTTGCCAAATCGATGCCGTTGTCATCAGCAAAAACACTTTTGAATAACAGCAGCAGTTACACTTTGAGTCACAATGGTCCCGAATATCAAGTGGATATGTCTTTGATGAAAGCTAGTAATAACAACGCCAGCTCTGCACCTGGACCGATGTTAGTAGCGAAATCGCATCACCCAGGAGGCACAGCAATACTTGTTGCATCGTTAATGCTACTTTTCGCCGCGTTGACGTTTACATTAGCATTTATTATTGCACGTCGGCGAAAACGAG GTTGTCTACCATTTGGCGTGAAGAATCGTCGTCATGCTTGGGATTTTCCCTCGAAACCAGAGGGATTCAAACTAGGCGGCTTGTTATTGGATCGTGGCAAACGTGGAGGTTTTGAGAAGCTCGATCAAAATGCCAGTGATGAGGAGAATgaggcaacaacaaatatgtTGACGAGTGTGCCATTCGCCTAA